From the genome of Paraburkholderia largidicola:
CTTCAACATGCGGGCGGCCGCCTGCACTTCGCCGAGTATCGCGCCCGAACCCAGCAACTGGACCTGCGCGGTCTCCAGCGAAGAAACTTCCAGTGGGTACATGCCCTTCAGCACGCCTTCGCGCACGCGATCAACAGAAGCCGCAGGCAATGAAGGCTGCGCATAGTTCTCGTTCGTGACGGTCAGGTAATAGAACACGTCCCGCTGTCGCCCGATCATTTCTTGCATGCCTTCGTCGACGATCATTGCCACTTCATAGGCGAACGCGGGATCGTACGCGCGGCAGTTAGGCACCGTCGATGCCGCGAGATGGCTCGTGCCGTCCTGATGCTGCAAGCCCTCGCCGCCGAGCGTCGTCTTGCCCGCCGTCGCACCGACCAGAAAGCCTCGCGCGCGCTGATCGGCGGCTGCCCAGATCAGATCGCCGATGCGCTGGAAGCCGAACATCGAGTAGTAGATGTAGAACGGCAGCATGGGCAGATCGTGAACGCTGTACGACGTCGCCGCCGCGATCCACGACGACACCGCGCCCGCCTCCGAAATGCCCTCTTCGAGAATCTGCCCGCCCGTGTCTTCGCGGTAGTACAGCATCGAGCCCATGTCTTCCGGCTCGTACAACTGGCCAAGCGGCGAATAGATGCCGACCTGGCGGAACAGGTTCGCCATGCCGAAGGTGCGCGCCTCGTCGGCGACCACGGGCACGACCCGAGGCCCAAGCGACGCATCCTTCAACAGACTGCCGAGCATGCGCACGATCGCCATCGTCGTCGACATCTCCTTGCCGTTCGCGTCCAGCGCGAATTGCCCCCAGGAAGACATCGCAGGCACGGTCGGTGTCTGCGATGCCGCTTTCCGCCTTCTGGGCAGATAGCCTCCCAAGGCAGCCCGGCGTGCATGCAGGTACTGCATTTCCGGGCTGTTTTCCGCTGGCTTGTAGAACTTGAGCTGCTCGACGTCGCTATCGGACAACGGCAGGCGAAAGCGGTCGCGGAACGTCTTCAACTGCTCGACGTCGAGCTTTTTCTGCTGGTGCGTCGTCATGCGCCCCTGGCCGATCGCGCCCATGCCGAAGCCCTTCATCGTCTTCGCAAGAATCACCGTGGGCTGGCCGCTGTGCTTCAACGCGCGGTCATACGCAGCGTGCAGCTTGCGCACGTCGTGGCCGCCGCGCCGCAAGCGGTCGATATCGTCGTTGCTCAGATGCGCGGCGAGCGCGGCCAGCTCCGGGTTCTGTCCGAAGAAACGTTCGCGGTTGTAGGCGCCGTCGTTGGCCGAGAAGGTCTGGAACTGGCCGTCGACCGTATGTGCGAACGCGCGCAGCAAGGCCCCCGTACGATCGCGCGCAAACAGGGCATCCCAGTCCGAGCCCCATACGACCTTGATGACGTTCCAGCCCGCGCCCGTGAACTGCGCTTCGAGTTCGTCGATGATGCGGCCATTGCTGCGCACAGGACCATCGAGCCGCTGCAGATTGCAGTTGATCACGAACACCAGATTGTCGAGGCCTTCGCGCGCCGCCAGGGACAACGCGCCGATCGATTCCGGCTCGTCCATCTCGCCATCGCCGAAGAAGCCCCACACCTTGCGGCCTTCCGTCTTCTGCAGGCCGCGGTTTTGCAGGTAGCGCATGAAGCGCGCCTGGTAAATCGAGTTGATGGGACCGATGCCCATCGAGCCCGTCGGGAACTGCCAGAAGTCCGGCATCAGCCACGGATGCGGATACGAACACAAGCCCGGCCCCGCGATCTCACGGCGGTAATGTTCGAGATGCGTCTCGTCGAGAAAGCCTTCGAGGAAGGCACGCGCATACACGCCCGGTGACGAATGCGGCTGGAAGTAGACGAGATCGCCGCCATGCCCGTCGCCGACCTGATTCGCGGCGCGGAAGAAATGATTGAAGCCAACTTCGAACAGATCCGCCGCCGACGCATAGCTGGCGATATGGCCGCCCAGTTCGCCGTACGCGCGATTGGCCCGCACCACCATCGCGAGCGCGTTCCAGCGCAATGCAGCGGCGAGCTTTTCCTCGGTGTCGAGGTCGCCTGGATACGGCGGCTGCTGATCGACGGAAATCGTATTCGCGTACGGCGTGACATTCGCGCGCGCCGTCGCAACCCCATTGCCAAGCGCATGTGCGGCCAGCCGGTCGAACAGATATTGCGCGCGTTCGAGGCCGACGTGCTGGACGACGCCATCGAGCGCAGTCAGCCATTCGGCCGTCTCCTGCGGATCGCTGTCGATGCGAGCTCGAGTGAGGGCAAGAACGGGGCGGGCACCGCTCGATAAGTCCGTCATGGCACAACTCCGGCTGAAAAACGTACGTGAAAACGACTCGGGAACGTGTAATCAGCTTACCCATGCACCCGCAAAATGTGCGTCTCTTTTGCTTGCGTCAGCGCTTTCAGATAGTGTATTTATTCCGGTAAATCGGCTTTACATGGAATATTTACACTATGACTTCCGACACAAAACCGGCCGCACGGCGGCTGGACCGCATCGACATCGCGATCCTGCAGCAGCTTCAGCAGAACGCGCGCATCACCAACGCGGAACTGGCGCGCGCCGTCAATCTGTCGCCGACGCCCTGCTTCAACCGCGTGCGCGCGCTCGAAAAGCTCGGCCTGTTCCGTCAGCAGGTCACGCTGCTCGACGCCGGGGCGCTCGGGCTGCGCATCAACGTGTTCATTCAGGTGAGCCTCGAAAAGCAGGTCGAAGACGCGCTGCGCCGCTTCGAGCAGGAAGTCGGCGAACGTCCCGAGGTGATGGAGTGCTATCTGATGACGGGCGATGCCGACTATCTGCTGCGCGTCGTCGTGCCCGACATGCAGGGCCTGGAACGGTTCATCGTGCAGTGGCTGACGAAAATTCCCGGCGTGTCGAACATCCGCTCGAGCTTCGCGCTCAAGCAGGTGCGCTACAAGACGGCGCTGCCGTTGCCCGTCGCGGGCCTGACGCTGTCGACGGAGGATGACGCGCCGCGCGAGTGGGCCTGATCGTGGCCGCCTCGTCTGTCGATCAGCGCGGCGTCACGCGTTCGCGCAGTTCGCGCCGGATGACCTTGCCCGTCGCCGTCATCGGCAACGCATCGACGAAATGGATCGCGCGCGGATACTCGTGCGCGGCGAGATGCGTCTTCACGTGCTGCTGCAACGTCTGCACGAGCGCGTCGCTCGCCTGATAGCCTGGGTTCAGCACGACGAACGCGGTGACGATCTCCGTGCGCTGAACATCGGGCGCGCCGACCACGGCCGCCATGCGCACGGCGGGATGACGCAGCAGGCAGTCTTCGATCGGCGCGGGACCGATCCGGTAACCGGCGCTCGTGATCACGTCGTCGTCTCGTCCGACGAAGCGGATAAAGCCGTCCGCGTCCATCAATCCCATGTCGCCCGTCAGCAGCCAGTCGCCGCGAAACTTGTCGCGCGTCGCGGGCTCATTGCGCCAGTAGCCGAGGAACATCACGGGGTCGGGCGCGTGGATCGCGATGTTGCCGGGTTCGCCGCGCGGCACCGTGTGCCCCGTGTCATCGACGATTGCCACGCGATGGCCCGGCACCACCTTGCCGATCGAACCGAAGCACGGCTCGAACAGCGTAGCGCATGACGCCACGACAACATTGCATTCCGTCTGTCCGTAGAACTCGTTGATCGTCACACCGAGCGCACGCCGTCCCCATTCGATCAACTCCGCGCCGAGCGATTCGCCGCCGCTCGCCACCGCACGCAGCGACAGAGCCCAGCGCTCGGGATGTTCGACGGTGCGCATCATCTTGAGCGCCGTCGGCGGCAGGAATGCATGCGTGACCGCGTGACGCTGCATCAGGTCGAACGCGGCCTCGCCGTCGAACTTCTCGAAGCGCCGCGCCAGCACGGCGACGCCGTGATGCCACGACGGCAGCAGCACGTCGAACAGCCCGCCGATCCATGCCCAGTCGGCGGGCGTCCACATCAGACGTGCGTCGCTCGGGAAGAACGCTTGCGGCATCTCCACGCCGGGCAGATGACCGAGCAGCACGCGATGCGCATGCAGCGCGCCCTTCGGCTTGCCTGTCGTGCCGGACGTGTAAATGATGACGGCGGGGTCGTCGGCGGAAGTCGGCTCCGCGTCGAAGGCGGCTGGCGATTCGTTCAACGCCGACCAGAACGATTCGACCTGCAACGCGGCATCCGCGTGGTCGGTGTCGACGCAGAAGATCGAACGCAATTCGGGCAGACTCGAACGCAACGAGGCGATTTTCTGCGCGCCGCCCAGGTCCGTGACGAGCGCGACGGCGCCGCTGTCGGACAAACGGTATTGAAGCGCGTCGGGACCGAACAACGCGAAGAGCGGCACGGCGATCGCGCCGCATTTGTAGACGGCGAGA
Proteins encoded in this window:
- the mdeB gene encoding alpha-ketoglutarate dehydrogenase, with protein sequence MTDLSSGARPVLALTRARIDSDPQETAEWLTALDGVVQHVGLERAQYLFDRLAAHALGNGVATARANVTPYANTISVDQQPPYPGDLDTEEKLAAALRWNALAMVVRANRAYGELGGHIASYASAADLFEVGFNHFFRAANQVGDGHGGDLVYFQPHSSPGVYARAFLEGFLDETHLEHYRREIAGPGLCSYPHPWLMPDFWQFPTGSMGIGPINSIYQARFMRYLQNRGLQKTEGRKVWGFFGDGEMDEPESIGALSLAAREGLDNLVFVINCNLQRLDGPVRSNGRIIDELEAQFTGAGWNVIKVVWGSDWDALFARDRTGALLRAFAHTVDGQFQTFSANDGAYNRERFFGQNPELAALAAHLSNDDIDRLRRGGHDVRKLHAAYDRALKHSGQPTVILAKTMKGFGMGAIGQGRMTTHQQKKLDVEQLKTFRDRFRLPLSDSDVEQLKFYKPAENSPEMQYLHARRAALGGYLPRRRKAASQTPTVPAMSSWGQFALDANGKEMSTTMAIVRMLGSLLKDASLGPRVVPVVADEARTFGMANLFRQVGIYSPLGQLYEPEDMGSMLYYREDTGGQILEEGISEAGAVSSWIAAATSYSVHDLPMLPFYIYYSMFGFQRIGDLIWAAADQRARGFLVGATAGKTTLGGEGLQHQDGTSHLAASTVPNCRAYDPAFAYEVAMIVDEGMQEMIGRQRDVFYYLTVTNENYAQPSLPAASVDRVREGVLKGMYPLEVSSLETAQVQLLGSGAILGEVQAAARMLKNDWNIDAAVWSVTSFTELHRDGAAAERAERLFDDGETATPYVTSALAASRGPVVAATDYVRAVPELIRAYVPRRYVTLGTDGFGRSDTRAALRAFFEVDRASIVIAALKALVDEGAIARDVVARAREQYGLVGGGKATPWER
- a CDS encoding acyl-CoA synthetase; this encodes MLPAADTYDGLVAAFEWRIPPQYNIGIDVCDKWADGSGRLALICETREGQATEYTFDELKSLSDRFANALRKSGVQKGDRVGIFLAQSVETALAHLAVYKCGAIAVPLFALFGPDALQYRLSDSGAVALVTDLGGAQKIASLRSSLPELRSIFCVDTDHADAALQVESFWSALNESPAAFDAEPTSADDPAVIIYTSGTTGKPKGALHAHRVLLGHLPGVEMPQAFFPSDARLMWTPADWAWIGGLFDVLLPSWHHGVAVLARRFEKFDGEAAFDLMQRHAVTHAFLPPTALKMMRTVEHPERWALSLRAVASGGESLGAELIEWGRRALGVTINEFYGQTECNVVVASCATLFEPCFGSIGKVVPGHRVAIVDDTGHTVPRGEPGNIAIHAPDPVMFLGYWRNEPATRDKFRGDWLLTGDMGLMDADGFIRFVGRDDDVITSAGYRIGPAPIEDCLLRHPAVRMAAVVGAPDVQRTEIVTAFVVLNPGYQASDALVQTLQQHVKTHLAAHEYPRAIHFVDALPMTATGKVIRRELRERVTPR
- a CDS encoding Lrp/AsnC family transcriptional regulator, encoding MTSDTKPAARRLDRIDIAILQQLQQNARITNAELARAVNLSPTPCFNRVRALEKLGLFRQQVTLLDAGALGLRINVFIQVSLEKQVEDALRRFEQEVGERPEVMECYLMTGDADYLLRVVVPDMQGLERFIVQWLTKIPGVSNIRSSFALKQVRYKTALPLPVAGLTLSTEDDAPREWA